ACATGCGTTTTTTATCTTCTGAAGCGCGATCGCCAAATTGTTCGAGTAGCTTAGCTGACATTAGAATTGTTGTTAGCGGAGTCCGAAATTCGTGAGATGCTGTAGTAATAAATCGCGATTTCAGTTCTACTAACTGTTTCTCTTTTTCTAAAGCGTAAATCATCTCAGCTTCGGCTAACTTTCGTTCTGTGATATTGCGAAATATACCACGGGTAGCGATTGGCTTACCATTGATAATTTTACAATTAATACTACCTGCAACCCAAACTTTCTCACCTTGTTTAGTTATAAATGCCGTTTCTATTTCCGAAATCTGTTTTCCTGACATGACTTCCCGAAAAGTTTTCTGGCAATGCTCTAAATTATCGGGATGAATAACATCAAAAATTCTCAAACGAGAAATTTCATCTTCACTATAATCTAAAGTTTCTTTCCAGGCTCGATTTACATATACTAAATGACCGTCTGGTGTAACACTTTGAATTAGATCGCTAGCATTTTCAAATAAATCTCTATAGCGTTCTTCACTCTCTCGGAGAGCCGCATCAGCTTGCTGACGCTCGTTAATTTCACGCTCTAATTTTCGATTAGTTCGCAATAGTTCTTTGGTACGCTCTTGGACTCTTTGTTGTAGAGATTCGTTTGCTGCCTGCACTTCTTGAAACTTTTCATTTAAAGCCACCGTCATGAACTGAAAATTTCCAATCAACGAATTAATTTCTACTACCTGACTAGTAGGAAACTGCATCAAGTTCTTTTCTGGCAATTGAGAGGATAAATCTGTAGTTACAGTAGCTAACTGGGTTAATGGATTTGCTAATTTACGGCTGAGTAGTATGCCGCCAATTAAAACAATCAATACCGTAACTAGCATGAAAGTAAGGTCGTTAATATAAGTTTGCTGTAGGTGGTCGATATAAGGTGCAGCCGGAATTTCTAAAATCAGTTTCCATTGAGAACGATCGTTCAGCGGCTGTTCTTTAACATATAGAGAGCGTCGCCAGCGTACCATCGCCGGAAGTTTGCCTTTAGGTGGTAACCATAGGTATGTATTTTCAAAATATATATTTCCACTGGCTGTCTTTTGACTCAGCGATCGCATTTCTCCCCCACGCAGGCGATCGAAATTTTGCATCAGTTGTAATTTAGAATCGCTACTGGCAACGATCTGATTATGAGAGTCGAGAAGAATAATTTGGTGAACTCTGTGAGAAAGCTGCGATCGCAAAAAGTTCTCTAAATAGGAGAGGTTGAGGTGAGCGTATACTACACCAGATAAGCGATTGTTAGTTAGTATCGGTACGCCAATATCGATTTGGGGAATTCGTTCATTCGGATGGATGTGGACGTTGCCTATAGTGGGTTTGAGACTAGTTTCGATCTGCTTTAAAGTCTTTATGTGCTGTGCATCTAATGTACCAGGTGAAGTTAAGGCTGGATCGATTTGGGGTGCAGAGGCAACAATAGTATCGGTAGCATTAATAACTTGTAATAGAATTAATTCGGGATAAACTTGCTGTAGCAACTCCAGGCTGTGCTGTAATTGCGTTGAAGGCGCGTTAGCGGTCGTATTATTAGTAGCTAATTGACCGAGTTGAGATAAAACATTTAAATATTCGCGCTGGCGATCTGCCAAACCAGCTATCACCTCTTGAGCAGTATCTTTAAGTTCAACTTGAATTGTGTTGTGGATCTGTTGGGAAACCAAATTGCAATCTAAAACAACTAAAATTAGTGCAGGTAAAAAACAGGAAGTCGCACAAAGAGATAACAAAACCTGTCGCATGGATGGAGTATGCCTGACTTGGGCACGACTCACCCATCTAGAAATAGGTAAGTAATTAATTGCCAAGCTAGCGATAATAGAGTTAAAAATGCCATTGACAGACTGTTTCAACACCACTAACCAAGTTTGAGCCGAATCGACGTGTAACAAGCGGGAATAAAACAGCCACACCAACGGGATACCCAACACCAGCCAGTAAATGACATCTAATAGCACCAAACTTTGTCTTTGGTTGCGCCACAGTAAACCAATAAATAATGCTTCGCCAATCAAAACGATCGCGGCGTAGGGATGATTCCAGAGAAAGAAAGTGTGTACGGAGGCGATCGCTGCGGCAATTGTTCCCCAGCGAATACCGAAAAAGCGCACTACTAATAAAACAGAAATACTACCAAACAAAAAATCTACGCCAAAAAAGAGCGGCAAGCTGAAATAATTACCTGCATACCCTGCCAATAGCAAAATCGCCATTGGCAACCACGAGCGTCTAGGAATTGGGGGTAGTAACATGGTTAACTTTTAGTTACTGCGGCTTTTTAGCATCGCCTCGTAGAGATTACGAGCAAAACCACTGTTGTTAGATTAGTCCAGTTCCGAAATTTTCAGGATGAGTAAAATTACTGATGAAAGCGATCGCGACCCAACTTGCAGCTATTGTCAGCCCAGAATCTGTCTTGGAATGGGAAGATATAGATGCGATGCGACAAGAACACATCCAGGGGGCGATCGCCTCCAATA
This window of the Chroococcidiopsis thermalis PCC 7203 genome carries:
- a CDS encoding ATP-binding protein; amino-acid sequence: MLLPPIPRRSWLPMAILLLAGYAGNYFSLPLFFGVDFLFGSISVLLVVRFFGIRWGTIAAAIASVHTFFLWNHPYAAIVLIGEALFIGLLWRNQRQSLVLLDVIYWLVLGIPLVWLFYSRLLHVDSAQTWLVVLKQSVNGIFNSIIASLAINYLPISRWVSRAQVRHTPSMRQVLLSLCATSCFLPALILVVLDCNLVSQQIHNTIQVELKDTAQEVIAGLADRQREYLNVLSQLGQLATNNTTANAPSTQLQHSLELLQQVYPELILLQVINATDTIVASAPQIDPALTSPGTLDAQHIKTLKQIETSLKPTIGNVHIHPNERIPQIDIGVPILTNNRLSGVVYAHLNLSYLENFLRSQLSHRVHQIILLDSHNQIVASSDSKLQLMQNFDRLRGGEMRSLSQKTASGNIYFENTYLWLPPKGKLPAMVRWRRSLYVKEQPLNDRSQWKLILEIPAAPYIDHLQQTYINDLTFMLVTVLIVLIGGILLSRKLANPLTQLATVTTDLSSQLPEKNLMQFPTSQVVEINSLIGNFQFMTVALNEKFQEVQAANESLQQRVQERTKELLRTNRKLEREINERQQADAALRESEERYRDLFENASDLIQSVTPDGHLVYVNRAWKETLDYSEDEISRLRIFDVIHPDNLEHCQKTFREVMSGKQISEIETAFITKQGEKVWVAGSINCKIINGKPIATRGIFRNITERKLAEAEMIYALEKEKQLVELKSRFITTASHEFRTPLTTILMSAKLLEQFGDRASEDKKRMYLDRIQIATKRMTQLLDDVLLIGKAEAEKLEFNPTPVPLEQFCHDLVEEMRMSASSKHSIIFTSQAQPITANVDEKLLRYILSNLLSNAIKYSPKGGDIDLSLSIEARKATFSIRDRGIGIPAQDIEQLFHSFHRGSNVENISGTGLGMSIVKQCVDLHSGEISVTSEVGIGTTFVVTLPI